The genomic region GCTGTAAAAACGTCGCTTCAACGGCGTGTTTTTGGGCCAACTCCCGCGCTGCAGAAATTGCGGCGGGGGCGAAATCAAAACCGACCACCTCAAAGCCGTGTTTGGCAAATAACAGCGCTTCGTGACCGCGACCGCATCCCAACACCGCCACCCGACCCGGCGCGGGGGATTGAGGAGGTTTCAAAAACTCGACCAAAGGAGGTGCGGCGCGACCGAGATCCCAGCGATCGCTTCCTTCCCGATAACGTTGTTCCCAAAAGGTGGGTTGTTCGATTTCTTGCATCTTTGAACAGGGGTGAAGTTGAGTAAAATATCTAGATTTTCAATCATTGTAAAGTTTTTTGTTTTTCCCTTCTTCACCCGATCGCGCGATCGTTAGCATCCTCGTGCTTCCTCGGGCTTCTGCTTCGATGTTACCCTAACCGATCTCGCGGGAAAAATATGTCAGAATCGGTCCAACGTCTTCGGTTTGTCAATCATGCATCTCCCTTTCCTCAAAGGTACGGGTACCTTGAAAGCTCACCCCGTCGTGCGCATACTTCTCCCGAGAGGAGTTTGGCATTTTCTCTTGATAGCTATCGCAATTTCCGGGATTGTTTTCCGTTTTGCCGATCTCGATCGCGAAATCTTTTGGCATGACGAAGCTTATACGGCTTTACGAATTTCGGGATATACGGAAACTGAGTTAATTGAAAACCTCTTTATCAACGAACCCCTCGATCGCGACGACCTTTTAACTTATCAACAACTGACTCCTGAAAAAACTTTAAGCGATACCCTCAACTCCTTAGCTCGCGAAGACGCCCAACATCCTCCCTTGTATTACATATTAACCCGATGGTGGGCGCAACTGTTTGGAGATTCGATCGCCTCCCTTCGCACCGTTTCTGCCCTTTTAAGTTTAATTGCGCTTCCGGCAATGTATTGGCTTTGTTATGAGTTATTTAATTCCGAATTCGCCGGATTAATTGGAATGGCGCTAATTTCTGTTTCTCCCTTTCATATTCTCTACGCGAGAGAAGCCAGAGAGTACGGATTGTGGACGGCGACAATTTTACTGACAAGTGCGGCATTTTTAAAAGCAATTTCACGGAATAAAAACATTAAAAAATGGGTAATTTATAGCATCACTTTAGCGGCCAGTTTCTACAGTTTTCTCTTTTCTGCATTAGTAGCGATCGCCCACGGCAGCTACTTACTGGCGATCGACGGCTTCAAAATCACTCAAAAAAAGATGAGTTATTTCTTCGCCTCTTGGGGAGCCGTCTTATTATTTATCCCCTGGATCGTTATCGTATTAAATCAATTTTCTAAAGTGCGTGGGACGACGGCGTGGACCGCACAGCCGATGGCGCCGATCGGTTTGGCGATCGCTTGGGTTGCCAATAGTAGCCGGGTGTTCTTCGATCTGAATTTAGATTCTGATTCGCCATTGATTTACAGCATTCCCGCTTTAGTTTTGGCGATCGCCTTAATCGGATACTCCCTTTATTTTCTGATAAAACATACTCAGAAACAAGTCTGGCTGTTTGTAATTTTATTAATTGCCATTCCCGCTTTAACCCTGATCCTTCCCGATCTCATCCTCGGCGGTCGTCGATCTACGGTCAGCCGTTATTTAATTCCTTCTTATTTAGGGATGGAATTGGCAGTTACTGCCTTGCTATCGTTAAAATTAGCAACGGCTAACAGCATTTTCAAACAAAGACTGTGGCAAGGAATCGCCCTCACTGTTTTATTGGCGGGGATGATTTCCGGGGGGGCGATCGTCCATTCAGAAACCTGGTGGAACAAGAAAAATAGCCACAATCACCCGCAAGCTGCCCGATTAATTAATGCGGCAGAACATCCGTTATTAATGACCAGTGATTTTCGCTTCAATCGCGGCGAAATGCTATCTTTAGCGCACTTACTCGATCGCCACGTCACGATCCAATTAGTACTTGAGGGAGAAGTCCCCAACTTGGGGGATGACGGAGTTGGGAAAGACCGTCAATCATTTAGCGATATTTATTTATTCAATCCTTCTAAACGTTTGCGAGAGGGCTTGCGGGATCGCTATCCGGACACCGAGATCGAACCCGTGAAACCGGAAGCCTTGCGGTTAGAAAAATTAACCGGAATCGGTTCCGGGCGATCGTCTTAAGAGGATTGCTCCTCGGCGGGGTGGGGTAAAACTTTTAAGATTTTATCGTATTGAAACTGAGCGACACAATCGCGAAGCACGTGGGCTAGACGGTGATTTTCGGGTTCGATTTTGGCGATCGCCGCTTCGATCGCACGCGGATCGAGATCTAAAATGGCTTCTCGCAATTCATCGATGAGGAAGGGAGGCAAAGTTTCGATATTTGCCGCCGTTAAAACTTGAGGACTGGCCGGACTTTCGACCGAGTGAAACGGACGGTCTTCATAGAAATATTCCAACTTCAAATGTTTGGCCAACGTTTCAAAAATGACCGATTCGACGATCGGTTTGGGAACCCAATCGTCACACCCGGCGGCAAAAATAGCAGGTTTATCTTGTTCTAAAGCACTGGCAGTAACCGCGACGATCTTAGTTTGGCGACCTTTGGCGGTCGCTTTAATCTGGCGGGTAGCTTCGTAACCGTCCATGACGGGCATTCGCATATCCATCCAAATCAAATGAGGGTCGAAGCGTTGCCAGACGGCGATCGCCTCGCGACCGTTGACGGCTTCGGCGACCTCAAAACCGACCCGAGACAGCCAATTAACGAGAATCAGGCGGTTGTTGGCGCGATCGTCGGCGACTAAAATGCGGTAAGTCTCGCCGTCGCCTGCAACGCCGACAATGCGATCGCTCGGCGTGGTCGAGTGCACGGATAACTGGGTCGGAGAAACCGGGCGAATGCCGATCTGAAAATAAAACGTGCTGCCTTCGCCGAGTTGAGAACTGACCTCGATATGTCCTCCCATCAGTTCCACGTAACGCTGGCAAATGGCCAGACCCAACCCGGTTCCTTCTTGCATTTCCATCCCCGATTGGGTCTGCACGAACGGTTCGAATAACTGTTTGAGTTCGTTGGGGGCGATGCCGATGCCCGTATCGCAGACCGTGAAAGCCACGAACTGGCGGGGAGGAGACCCGATCGCCCCGTCAACGGCCCGCCAGCTCACCCCCACGGCGATCCTGCCGCGATCGGTAAATTTGACCGCATTACTGAGTAAATTAATTAAAACCTGGCGCAATTTGAGGCGATCGCTGCAAATATATTGAGGGACCTCCGGGGCGAGGACGAACTCGAATTGCAACCCTTTCTCGTTGACTTTCAGTTGAAAAGTCTGGTGGATATCGGCGAGTAATTGATAGAGGTCGAATTCATTTTCATTGAGATGGGTGCGTCCGGCTTCAATTTTGGAGAAATCCAAAATATCGTTAATTAAGGCGAGTAAATGTTCGCCACTGCGGGCGATCGTGTTGAGATAGGTTTGTTGGGCTTCGGTGAGGTTGTCGTGATGTTCGAGCAGTTGAGTAAAGCCGAGAATCGCATTGAGCGGCGATCGCAACTCGTGGCTCATATTCGCTAAAAACAGACTTTTCGCCCGGTTGGCGGCTTCCGCCTCTTCTTTCGCTTCCGATAGCGCCATTTGTACTTGTTTGAGTTCGGTAATGTCGGTATAAGTTCCGACGACGCGCACGACTTTAAACCCGTCGTCGCGAATCGCCTGACCGCGCACCAAAAACCAGCGAAACGAGCCATCTTTGTGACTGAGACGGTGTTCGAGAATGTATTCGCCGACCTTACCGGACAAGTGAGCCCGGGCCGCTTCGAGGACTTGGGGGCGATCGTCGGGATGGATGTAGCTCATCCACGCTTGGAGGTTGGCGGGCATTTCCTCGGGACGATACCCCAAAATATCTTTAATATTCGGATCGAGATAAAATTCGGTTTCGAGTAAATTCCACTCCCAGACGCCGACTTTGGCGGCGCGGGTGGCGAGTTCGTAACGCCGTTCGCTGCGTCGCAAGGCTTCTTCGGTCAATTTGCGATCGCTGATATCGATCGCCACTCCATCCCAGAGTAAATCGCCGTTGGCTTGGCGTTCCGGTCGCGAAATCGACTGAATCCACTTTGTTTTCCCCGAGGCCGTGTGGATTTTGTACTCGCAGTAAAAGGGTTCTAAGGTGCGTGAGGAGTGGGCGATCGCCCGTTTGACCTCGACGAGATCTTGGCGGTCGATCTGGGCGAAAATCGCCGAAGCGTCCTCGCGAATGAGTTCGGGATCGATCTCGAAGATTTCGCGACAGGCGTGACTCGCATAAGGGACGCAGTAGGTTCCGTTGGAACCGAGACGAAATTGATAGATCGTTCCGGGAATGTTGGCGACGAGCTTTTGAAAGCGCGCCTCACTCTGGCGCAGTTGTTCTTCGGCCCGTTTGCGATCGCCGATGTCGGTACTGACCCCGAGAAATCCGGCGGGTTCGTCATCCGCGTTGCGAATCAGGGTATTGATGAGGTAAGCCGCGAAGGTACTGCCGTCGAGGCGTTGCACGGTGATTTCCCCTTCCCAATAGCCTTGTTGTTGCACCCGGGCGAAAATCTCGCAGGCGCGACCGTACTCGCAGGGAGGAACGATCGCCTCGAAGATCCGTTGACCGAGAATACGGTCGTCCGTAAAGCGGTA from Oxynema aestuarii AP17 harbors:
- a CDS encoding glycosyltransferase family 39 protein, giving the protein MIAIAISGIVFRFADLDREIFWHDEAYTALRISGYTETELIENLFINEPLDRDDLLTYQQLTPEKTLSDTLNSLAREDAQHPPLYYILTRWWAQLFGDSIASLRTVSALLSLIALPAMYWLCYELFNSEFAGLIGMALISVSPFHILYAREAREYGLWTATILLTSAAFLKAISRNKNIKKWVIYSITLAASFYSFLFSALVAIAHGSYLLAIDGFKITQKKMSYFFASWGAVLLFIPWIVIVLNQFSKVRGTTAWTAQPMAPIGLAIAWVANSSRVFFDLNLDSDSPLIYSIPALVLAIALIGYSLYFLIKHTQKQVWLFVILLIAIPALTLILPDLILGGRRSTVSRYLIPSYLGMELAVTALLSLKLATANSIFKQRLWQGIALTVLLAGMISGGAIVHSETWWNKKNSHNHPQAARLINAAEHPLLMTSDFRFNRGEMLSLAHLLDRHVTIQLVLEGEVPNLGDDGVGKDRQSFSDIYLFNPSKRLREGLRDRYPDTEIEPVKPEALRLEKLTGIGSGRSS
- a CDS encoding PAS domain S-box protein, encoding MLALLTGQNLLEVQLSCPCDPCDRPVAWAIADLTRGGETGRSLDADLEAERVEIARSRGDETLLMFWFTRLTIAYWFGDFQTAFVKGERAAIELDRLQDPALLSWFSFYRILAGLASYPNLSKQQRRAVVQQTDTFLENRHQIPPWDRQFAGNFALVEAEKARVLQQQWQAAQSYDRAIETARDRELIHERAVCYERAADFYSAESMKAIARDYRGRSLQCYQQWQARAKVVQLQQKYPEIAREEDDQAATDRLGEVGAIVSTEAIALQESKKRFDLFFNQAIDGFFLFSFDFGVAWNDGADKDALLDYTFSHERLSEVNDAFVKQYGGTREQLLGMTPAEFFSHDLDDAKQLWRELFDRGILELEYREQKLDGTPMWVEGSYTCLYDEAGRIVGHCGAQREITDRKQAENQLKIRERQQAAIAELGQEALATDDLETLMQCAVNVVAEILAVEYTKILELLPDRRELLLKVGIGWKPGLVGTATVGTERESQAGYTLYSDEPAIVRDLSTETRFNGPELLHQHQVVSGVSVTIGLHDRPYGVFGIHTRQYREFSEDDVHFLQAIAHILGAAIDRQQSQAALERSDRLYRTVAEHFPNGAIFLFDRDLRYLVVGGQALQEWSGYTPEDLEGKTLWEALTPDEIELIEPIYRESLAGIETPHEIAYHDRALLLQSVSVKNDAGEAIAGMVVAQDITERKQAQAQIAFQASLLSQVRNAVIATDLDGRIAYYNTFARDLYRFTDDRILGQRIFEAIVPPCEYGRACEIFARVQQQGYWEGEITVQRLDGSTFAAYLINTLIRNADDEPAGFLGVSTDIGDRKRAEEQLRQSEARFQKLVANIPGTIYQFRLGSNGTYCVPYASHACREIFEIDPELIREDASAIFAQIDRQDLVEVKRAIAHSSRTLEPFYCEYKIHTASGKTKWIQSISRPERQANGDLLWDGVAIDISDRKLTEEALRRSERRYELATRAAKVGVWEWNLLETEFYLDPNIKDILGYRPEEMPANLQAWMSYIHPDDRPQVLEAARAHLSGKVGEYILEHRLSHKDGSFRWFLVRGQAIRDDGFKVVRVVGTYTDITELKQVQMALSEAKEEAEAANRAKSLFLANMSHELRSPLNAILGFTQLLEHHDNLTEAQQTYLNTIARSGEHLLALINDILDFSKIEAGRTHLNENEFDLYQLLADIHQTFQLKVNEKGLQFEFVLAPEVPQYICSDRLKLRQVLINLLSNAVKFTDRGRIAVGVSWRAVDGAIGSPPRQFVAFTVCDTGIGIAPNELKQLFEPFVQTQSGMEMQEGTGLGLAICQRYVELMGGHIEVSSQLGEGSTFYFQIGIRPVSPTQLSVHSTTPSDRIVGVAGDGETYRILVADDRANNRLILVNWLSRVGFEVAEAVNGREAIAVWQRFDPHLIWMDMRMPVMDGYEATRQIKATAKGRQTKIVAVTASALEQDKPAIFAAGCDDWVPKPIVESVIFETLAKHLKLEYFYEDRPFHSVESPASPQVLTAANIETLPPFLIDELREAILDLDPRAIEAAIAKIEPENHRLAHVLRDCVAQFQYDKILKVLPHPAEEQSS